The DNA region TCATCGCCAGGATGAAGTCGGAGCGCCTGTTGCCGGCAAGATCGTTCCGCTCGATCGACGTGGTCGCCGGCAGCACGATGTCGGCCCGCTGCGCTGTCGCCGTGAACATCGGGTCCTGTACGACAATGGTTTCGGGCCTCGTCCAGGCTTCCGACAAGCGATTGAGGTCCTGATGATGATGGTAGGGATTGCCGCCAGCCCAATAGACCAGCCTCGTATCCGGATAGGAGCGGATCGTTCCTTCGTAGCTGAATGGCCTGCCGGGATTGAGCAGCATATCGCTGATCCGGGCGACCGGAATGAAGCTGTCTATCGGCCTCGTCAGTTGCGAGACCGCCGGCGACTTGCTGACGTTGAACGGCGCCCCCACGCCTCCCAGAGAAGCGTATCCGTAGCCCACCCCGCCGCCCGGCAATCCGATCTGGCCGACGATCGACGCAAGCCCGAGCGCAGCCCAAAACGGTTGCTCCCCGTGGTGGGCCCGTTGCAGACTCCAGCTCACAGTCAGCATGCTCCGCGTGCCGACCAAACGGCTTGCGAGCGTGGCGATCTTGCCCGCGTCGAGGCCGCAGATGCTCGCGGCCCACGCAGCCTCCTTGCGTCCGCCATCCGCCTCGCCCTCGAGATAGCGAACAAACTGATCCGCACCGCTGGTGCAGCGGGCGAGGAAGTCCCGGTCGTGCCGGCCGGCCTTCACGATCTCGCCCGCAAGGCCGAGCATCAGTGCAGTGTCGGTGTTCGGGCGGATCGGCCACCACTCCGCGTTGCCCCAGTCGGGCAGATCGTCCTTCAGCGGCGAGACATGAATGACCTTGACGCCGCGCTCGACGATCTGTCGGAGATAGGTTTCAAGCCGGTGGCTGCCGATTCCTCCGGCCTCGTTTTGCGCGGTTCGAGGCGACAGGGCGCCGAACACCACCAGCGTCTCGGTGTGCTGCGCGATGGTGTCGAGCGTATTGGCTCGGCCGCCGCACGCGTCATCGCTACCCAGCGTGTGCCGCAAGATTACGGGACCTGCCGCGATGGAATATGTGTCGACATGTCTCGTGAAGCCGCCAACCAGGTTGAGCATGCGCTTCAGAAGCGATGAGGCATGGTGCAGGCGGCCCGAGTTTGTCCAACCATAGGAGCCCGCAAATATCGACGCATTGCCGAAGGTGCCGGCCGCGCGGCGGACTTCTTCTGCAACCAGCGTCGTTGCCTCGTCCCAGCTGACTGGCACGAACTTTTCCCGGCCGCGTCCCCGGCGATCGCTCCTCTCGCGCTTGTCCAGCCAGCCGGAACGGACCATCGGTCGCAGCACGCGGCGCTCCGGGTTCGCCCATTCGGTGATCGAATGGATGATCGGGGAAGGCGCCGGATCGTGCGCGAACGGCTCCACGCCTATGATGCGACCGTCCTCGACGAGAATTATGTACGCGCCCCAATGGCTGCAATGCGGTACCCGCGCAATCCTGCTCATGCGTCAACCGCCCCAAGATCGCGCCGCATCTGCGCGGCGAATTCGGGATAGGTCTCGGCGAGTTCGTCGAACACGCGGCCGCGGAGCAGCTCCAGCGTCGATCCATCGGGCAAGGCGGTCTGCCGCGGCTCGGCGTCGTGCTCGAACCGAAAGCCAGTCGCCTCCTTGATTTCCGCAAGATCGTGCCCGGGATGCACACTCTCCAGCGCAAAGCCAGGCCGCGCCTTGTCGAACCGGAAGAGTCCCTTGCCGGTCAGGAGGGCGATGGGACCGCCGCTGCGGAAAACTCCCTCCTGACTGATACCGGGGGCACTGATGAAGTCCACCTTCTCGACGAACACGCGCGGCGTGTGCTCCTCCCGAAACAGGATCACCCGCGGCACGACGAAGTAGAGATAGGCGGATCCGAATGAGCCGGGCCAGCGCACGCTCGAATGCGGATAATCGCCCGTTCCGACGAGATTCACGTTGCCGAGGCCGTCGATCTGACCCCCACCGAGAAAGAACGCGTCGATCCGGCCCTGACCGGCGCAATCGAACAGTTCCGCCGAACCGTTGGTGAAGAAATTGTGCTCGACAGAACCGAGGATGGAAATGCGTGGGCCGAGGGCACCGCCCGCTTCCTTGACCGCACGCAGGAGCATCGCGCCAGCGGCGGGAATCGGAGAGGACGCCCCGACGGCAACATGCCTGACACCGTCGAGCAGCCGCGCGATCATGCAGATCAGCACTTCGCGAGGGAGAACCTCGGCCATCACGCAGGCTCCATCTGCACCTGGGCCATATAGGCAGCGAAGCCGTCGGCGGTCCGCGCGGCCTTCGCATAGCGGGCGATCTCCGCACCGTCGGATGGGTACTCGCCCCATAAACCGTAGGGCCACGCGCCATTTGGAGCGCGCGCGACCGCCGTGACGTAGAGTGCCGGCAGCACACCGGCAGCGCTCATCTCATCCGCAAGCAGGCTTTCCTCGACCACCCGCTCCACCGTGACGAGAACGATGCGCGAGGCGTAAGCCATTGCGGCAAGCTCGCGGCGCCGCCCGATCCAGACGTTGCCGAAGCGATCAGCCATCGGCACGTGGAAGATCGTGACGTCGGGCTGGATGGCCGGAATCAGCACGATCGGGTCGCCTCCGTCCGCCAGCGGATTGTCGACGACGCGCCAATCGTCGCGATGGCGGAGCAGATCCGTTCCGATCAGCCCCCGAAGCGGCATGAAGGGACTGCCCTTCTGCGCCGCCATCAGGCCGGCA from Bradyrhizobium sp. B124 includes:
- a CDS encoding CoA transferase encodes the protein MVLSEPRVMAKHIEPGMRVALPVDYAGVSMTMTRAIIEHGAGNLDLVCVPTGGLQVDQLVGAGLVRSVETSAVSLGEAGGAPRFNAAVKEGAVRLKDATCPAIHAGLMAAQKGSPFMPLRGLIGTDLLRHRDDWRVVDNPLADGGDPIVLIPAIQPDVTIFHVPMADRFGNVWIGRRRELAAMAYASRIVLVTVERVVEESLLADEMSAAGVLPALYVTAVARAPNGAWPYGLWGEYPSDGAEIARYAKAARTADGFAAYMAQVQMEPA
- a CDS encoding molybdopterin-dependent oxidoreductase, with protein sequence MSRIARVPHCSHWGAYIILVEDGRIIGVEPFAHDPAPSPIIHSITEWANPERRVLRPMVRSGWLDKRERSDRRGRGREKFVPVSWDEATTLVAEEVRRAAGTFGNASIFAGSYGWTNSGRLHHASSLLKRMLNLVGGFTRHVDTYSIAAGPVILRHTLGSDDACGGRANTLDTIAQHTETLVVFGALSPRTAQNEAGGIGSHRLETYLRQIVERGVKVIHVSPLKDDLPDWGNAEWWPIRPNTDTALMLGLAGEIVKAGRHDRDFLARCTSGADQFVRYLEGEADGGRKEAAWAASICGLDAGKIATLASRLVGTRSMLTVSWSLQRAHHGEQPFWAALGLASIVGQIGLPGGGVGYGYASLGGVGAPFNVSKSPAVSQLTRPIDSFIPVARISDMLLNPGRPFSYEGTIRSYPDTRLVYWAGGNPYHHHQDLNRLSEAWTRPETIVVQDPMFTATAQRADIVLPATTSIERNDLAGNRRSDFILAMKKAIEPLGEARSDFEIFNEIAGKLGVADRFNEGRDEMGWLRHLYEACRSDASERFGFPMPDFDVFWEAGYARCPVKAEHTFLADFRNKPDEHALKTESGKIVLGSETLAKLDYADCRSHPAWIEPAEWLGNVADTGQMHLISHQPAGRLHSQLETGASSRAMKRNGREQARVHPDDAAALGVEDGQTIRIWNGRGECLATAEVTDKVRQGVLVLPTGAWFTPAGNSGLEVAGNPNVLTLDIGTSQFGQGCSAHTCLVRVEPYAPDRRDAFEAYQETLVALAAI
- a CDS encoding CoA transferase, whose translation is MAEVLPREVLICMIARLLDGVRHVAVGASSPIPAAGAMLLRAVKEAGGALGPRISILGSVEHNFFTNGSAELFDCAGQGRIDAFFLGGGQIDGLGNVNLVGTGDYPHSSVRWPGSFGSAYLYFVVPRVILFREEHTPRVFVEKVDFISAPGISQEGVFRSGGPIALLTGKGLFRFDKARPGFALESVHPGHDLAEIKEATGFRFEHDAEPRQTALPDGSTLELLRGRVFDELAETYPEFAAQMRRDLGAVDA